A genomic segment from Gracilimonas sediminicola encodes:
- a CDS encoding UDP-2,3-diacylglucosamine diphosphatase, giving the protein MKRSIDTVVISDVHLGTIGCHAVELAQYLNSIDPKRVILNGDFVDMWNFRKYYWPESHMHVIRMLITMMTNGVDIYYLTGNHDETLRKVSSLQLGPLFIRDKLVLELNGEKVWFFHGDIFDVTMKHSKWIARLGGQGYEMLILINRWMNWISQKMGYGKFSLSKKIKDGVKTAVNFIDDFEVTAMELAIDEGYDYVVCGHIHQPKIRGYENEKGSVIYLNSGDWVENLTCLEYDGGEWNLYRYSEDTVLQENPRINQLMKSHTLNKKLMIG; this is encoded by the coding sequence ATGAAAAGATCAATCGATACCGTTGTAATATCTGATGTTCACCTCGGAACCATTGGCTGTCATGCTGTCGAACTGGCCCAATATCTGAATTCCATCGATCCCAAGCGAGTCATTCTAAATGGGGACTTTGTGGATATGTGGAACTTCCGGAAATATTACTGGCCGGAATCCCACATGCACGTCATCCGAATGCTTATCACCATGATGACCAACGGAGTGGATATCTATTACCTGACGGGCAATCATGACGAAACCTTACGAAAAGTCTCCAGCCTGCAGTTGGGTCCGCTGTTTATTAGGGACAAACTGGTGCTTGAGTTGAACGGGGAGAAGGTCTGGTTTTTCCACGGGGATATTTTTGATGTGACCATGAAACACAGTAAGTGGATTGCCAGGCTGGGCGGACAAGGATATGAAATGTTGATCCTGATAAACCGCTGGATGAACTGGATATCTCAGAAAATGGGATATGGGAAGTTCTCATTATCCAAAAAAATTAAAGATGGGGTAAAGACAGCCGTCAATTTTATCGATGACTTTGAAGTGACGGCGATGGAGCTGGCCATTGATGAAGGGTACGATTACGTGGTATGCGGGCATATCCATCAGCCCAAAATACGCGGGTATGAAAATGAGAAAGGGTCGGTGATTTATCTCAATTCCGGAGACTGGGTGGAAAACCTGACTTGCCTTGAATATGACGGAGGAGAATGGAACCTGTATCGCTATTCCGAAGATACGGTTTTACAAGAGAACCCAAGGATTAACCAGCTTATGAAGAGCCATACGCTTAATAAAAAACTGATGATTGGATGA
- a CDS encoding DUF1684 domain-containing protein: MRTLLLTAVLIVSGMSYALGQQPDTYLINEIKSYQDSLDQAFQNRDTSPLKEEDFERFTGLDYFPINLDYYIKAKFIRTPNQPPFKMPTTTSEVKTYEKYGELHFSVYGRPVSLDVFQSHELRETEKYKNYLFLPFSDETNGEETYGGGRYLEMWIPAGDSVIIDFNKAYNPYCVYNTKYSCPLVPKQNRMDIPVYSGVKDFKKE; the protein is encoded by the coding sequence ATGCGCACCTTATTATTAACTGCTGTTTTAATAGTTAGCGGGATGAGTTATGCTTTGGGGCAGCAACCGGATACATACCTAATTAATGAAATTAAATCCTATCAGGATTCTTTAGATCAGGCCTTCCAGAATCGAGATACTTCGCCGTTGAAAGAAGAAGATTTTGAGCGATTCACCGGGCTGGACTACTTCCCCATCAACCTGGATTATTACATCAAAGCTAAGTTCATCAGAACTCCCAATCAGCCGCCTTTTAAAATGCCGACCACCACTTCAGAAGTTAAAACCTATGAGAAGTACGGGGAACTCCATTTCTCCGTTTACGGCCGGCCCGTTTCCCTGGATGTATTTCAAAGTCACGAGCTGAGGGAAACAGAAAAGTATAAAAACTATCTCTTCTTGCCTTTCAGTGATGAAACCAACGGGGAAGAAACCTACGGCGGTGGTCGTTACCTGGAAATGTGGATTCCCGCCGGTGATTCGGTCATCATCGACTTCAACAAAGCTTACAACCCCTATTGTGTGTATAACACCAAATATTCCTGCCCTCTGGTACCCAAACAAAACCGAATGGATATACCGGTGTATTCCGGAGTGAAGGATTTTAAAAAAGAATAG
- a CDS encoding erythromycin esterase family protein: MITRSVLFSGSLLLIVILIGCSTSSNKPSEEEIRVEYLVNNTSDISIDPNNKDYADLEILGNSIGDARVVTLGEATHGEGNIFEAKTRVAEYLIEEKGFEVLVFESPLYDIHRAIQNIEQGENAEDNLKNSIYSIWTNANEFAPMIELLKDKISTGSLIIEGMDSDFFSLAPLSLVDDLKSALSNSSIDFQSSNWQTFEDLLQNLVEYKWQQTAITEAEKAIFDDVLQDIKSEEIDLFWEQMILSIENEAERRWIAKNGGPSNSTGGLRDLQMGENLIWIAEELHPSKKIIVWAANVHLARDMSDIVAPEDPDFSFADFETAGKVAGQYFEDELFTINFTGLTGNWARWFDSNPSPVTLSSTGSIEYLLGETGRDHTFINLRDLSDEGNWLSQRLLAKPFGYVELEANWPEVTDAFFFVKTITPVSGNE, encoded by the coding sequence ATGATTACCAGAAGCGTACTATTTTCGGGATCCCTTTTACTAATCGTTATTCTAATTGGGTGTAGCACCTCTTCTAACAAACCAAGCGAAGAAGAAATCAGAGTCGAGTATTTAGTCAATAATACATCAGACATTTCAATCGATCCTAATAATAAAGACTATGCTGATCTGGAAATACTTGGCAATTCAATCGGTGATGCAAGAGTTGTAACGCTTGGGGAAGCAACTCATGGTGAAGGGAATATTTTTGAAGCCAAAACGCGGGTAGCCGAATATCTGATTGAAGAAAAAGGTTTTGAAGTACTGGTTTTTGAATCTCCGCTATATGATATTCACCGGGCCATACAAAACATTGAACAGGGAGAAAACGCTGAGGACAATCTGAAAAATTCGATTTACTCAATTTGGACGAACGCCAATGAGTTTGCCCCAATGATCGAACTACTTAAGGATAAAATTTCAACCGGCTCATTAATTATTGAAGGCATGGATTCTGATTTCTTTTCCTTAGCCCCATTGTCTTTGGTAGATGATCTAAAATCTGCTCTTTCCAACAGCTCTATAGATTTTCAAAGTAGTAATTGGCAAACATTTGAAGACCTTCTTCAGAACTTAGTTGAATATAAATGGCAACAGACAGCTATAACCGAAGCTGAGAAAGCTATATTCGATGACGTACTTCAAGATATCAAATCCGAAGAAATAGACCTGTTCTGGGAGCAGATGATTTTGAGTATTGAAAATGAAGCAGAACGCAGGTGGATTGCCAAAAACGGGGGACCCTCCAATTCAACCGGAGGATTAAGGGACCTGCAAATGGGCGAGAACCTGATCTGGATAGCTGAAGAATTACATCCTTCGAAGAAAATCATTGTTTGGGCTGCAAATGTACACCTTGCACGAGATATGAGTGATATTGTAGCACCTGAAGACCCGGATTTCTCTTTTGCCGATTTTGAAACAGCGGGAAAAGTAGCCGGACAGTATTTTGAGGATGAGCTATTCACTATAAACTTTACCGGACTAACCGGAAACTGGGCTCGTTGGTTTGATTCAAATCCCTCTCCGGTAACCTTATCATCAACCGGCAGTATAGAGTACCTGCTTGGTGAAACCGGCAGAGATCATACATTTATTAATCTCAGAGACCTTTCTGACGAAGGTAATTGGCTTAGCCAGCGCCTTCTCGCCAAGCCATTCGGTTATGTTGAACTTGAAGCCAATTGGCCTGAAGTAACAGATGCGTTTTTCTTCGTTAAAACGATTACGCCGGTATCCGGGAATGAATAA
- the gcvP gene encoding aminomethyl-transferring glycine dehydrogenase, protein MDINFEKEVFARRHNGPTQESTQKMLEVIKADSVDKLIDETIPEGIRLDKPMDLPGALSEHDFLTEFKKLASKNKIHKSFIGMGYYDTLVPNVIKRNILENPGWYTAYTPYQAEIAQGRLEALINFQTTVSDLTGMELANASLLDEGTAAAEAMSMLYGQRRGKKRKEAEVFFVSELCHPQTIEVLQTRAEPIGVEVRVGDHHELDVTDSELFGILLQYPATDGSVEDYTNIIEAAHEHDVYAVVATDLLSLTLLKAPGEMGADVVVGSSQRFGVPMGYGGPHAAFFATKEDFQRKIPGRIIGVTQDAEGKPAYRMALQTREQHIRREKATSNICTAQVLLGVMAGMYAVYHGPEGLRNIASKVHGLTKLTKAGLEKMGVEVQTETYFDTLTVKADAAKVKAVAEQHEVNFRYVDENTIALSFDEAKNLEDAELVLTIFAEALGKENSFDVQAESQQVKVDYPENLARQTDYLDHPVFNLYHSEHEMLRYMKRLENKDLSLVHSMISLGSCTMKLNATAEMIPVTWPEFGQIHPFAPREQAEGYTQLFNELNDWLCEITGFAGMSLQPNSGAQGEYAGLMTIRAYHKANGDDHRNVALIPSSAHGTNPASAVMAGMDVVVVDTDSHGNISSDDLEAKAEKYSDRLAALMITYPSTHGVFEHKVKDFCEIIHKHGGQVYMDGANMNAQVGLTSPGEIGADVCHLNLHKTFCIPHGGGGPGMGPIGVAEHLTPFLPSHSVIKTGGEKGVNAISAAPWGSASILTISYAYIRMMGANGLTDATKYAILNANYLKDRLKDHYEILYTGKTGRSAHEFIVDLRPFKQSAGIESVDVAKRLMDYGFHAPTMSFPVPGTLMIEPTESESVEELDRFCDAMISIRKEIQEIEDGIADKDDNVLKHAPHTQRVIMADDWNRSYSREKGAFPLEDLKYDKFWPSVSRVDDAYGDRNLVCSCIPMSAYEEGIEAV, encoded by the coding sequence ATGGACATTAATTTCGAGAAAGAAGTATTTGCCCGCCGCCATAACGGACCCACTCAGGAATCAACCCAAAAAATGCTGGAGGTCATCAAAGCCGATTCTGTTGATAAGCTGATTGACGAAACCATCCCCGAAGGTATTCGCTTAGACAAACCGATGGACCTGCCCGGGGCATTAAGTGAACATGATTTTCTGACGGAATTCAAAAAACTGGCTTCTAAAAATAAAATCCATAAGTCGTTCATTGGCATGGGCTATTACGATACGCTCGTTCCCAATGTCATCAAAAGAAATATTCTCGAAAATCCGGGTTGGTACACCGCCTACACACCCTATCAGGCTGAAATTGCCCAGGGCCGGCTGGAGGCACTCATTAATTTTCAGACCACCGTCAGCGACCTGACCGGAATGGAGCTGGCCAACGCTTCTTTGTTGGATGAGGGAACAGCGGCCGCGGAAGCCATGAGTATGCTGTACGGACAGCGTCGAGGCAAGAAGCGTAAAGAGGCGGAAGTTTTTTTTGTATCGGAATTGTGTCACCCTCAAACCATCGAAGTTCTGCAAACCCGAGCTGAACCGATTGGGGTAGAAGTGAGAGTAGGAGATCATCATGAATTGGATGTGACTGATTCGGAATTATTTGGCATTCTGCTTCAGTACCCGGCAACTGATGGTAGCGTGGAAGATTACACGAATATTATTGAGGCAGCACATGAACACGACGTATATGCTGTGGTAGCTACAGATTTATTGAGCCTGACGTTACTGAAAGCTCCGGGTGAAATGGGAGCCGATGTGGTAGTTGGTTCTTCTCAAAGATTTGGCGTACCGATGGGATACGGTGGGCCGCACGCCGCCTTCTTTGCCACCAAAGAAGATTTTCAGCGAAAAATTCCGGGACGAATTATCGGTGTTACCCAGGATGCAGAAGGCAAGCCGGCTTATCGAATGGCGCTGCAAACCCGTGAACAGCACATTCGCCGGGAGAAAGCTACTTCCAATATTTGTACCGCCCAGGTGCTGCTTGGGGTGATGGCCGGGATGTATGCGGTTTATCACGGACCGGAAGGCCTCAGGAACATCGCATCTAAAGTTCACGGCTTAACCAAACTGACTAAAGCCGGACTGGAAAAGATGGGAGTCGAGGTTCAAACCGAAACCTATTTTGATACCCTGACGGTTAAGGCAGATGCCGCCAAAGTGAAAGCGGTAGCTGAACAACATGAGGTGAACTTCCGCTATGTGGACGAAAATACCATCGCCCTTTCTTTTGATGAAGCCAAGAACCTGGAAGATGCTGAGTTGGTACTTACCATTTTTGCAGAAGCCCTCGGTAAAGAGAACAGTTTTGACGTTCAGGCTGAATCCCAACAGGTGAAAGTGGATTATCCTGAAAACCTGGCTCGCCAAACTGATTACCTGGATCACCCTGTATTTAACTTGTACCATTCGGAGCACGAAATGCTTCGGTACATGAAGCGACTGGAGAATAAAGACCTCTCGCTGGTACATTCCATGATTTCACTGGGATCCTGTACTATGAAGTTGAATGCCACGGCCGAAATGATTCCTGTTACCTGGCCTGAGTTTGGTCAAATTCACCCCTTTGCTCCCCGGGAACAGGCTGAGGGTTATACGCAATTATTTAATGAACTGAACGACTGGCTGTGTGAGATTACCGGTTTTGCGGGGATGTCGCTTCAGCCCAATTCCGGTGCGCAGGGAGAATATGCCGGATTGATGACCATTCGTGCTTACCACAAAGCCAACGGTGATGATCATCGGAATGTAGCACTGATTCCTTCATCTGCTCATGGAACCAATCCTGCCAGTGCAGTAATGGCCGGCATGGATGTAGTTGTAGTAGATACCGACAGCCATGGCAATATCTCAAGTGACGATCTTGAGGCTAAAGCTGAAAAATACAGCGACCGCCTGGCTGCGCTCATGATTACCTATCCATCAACGCATGGCGTGTTTGAACATAAAGTGAAGGATTTCTGTGAAATTATTCACAAGCATGGCGGACAGGTTTACATGGATGGTGCAAACATGAATGCACAGGTTGGACTAACCAGCCCCGGTGAAATCGGTGCAGATGTGTGTCACTTAAACCTGCACAAAACATTTTGTATCCCACACGGCGGGGGCGGACCCGGAATGGGCCCAATTGGAGTAGCTGAACACCTTACTCCATTCCTGCCTTCTCATTCAGTAATTAAAACCGGTGGAGAAAAAGGAGTTAATGCCATTTCCGCAGCTCCATGGGGTAGTGCCAGCATTCTTACTATTTCCTACGCTTATATCCGAATGATGGGAGCCAACGGGTTAACGGATGCTACGAAATATGCTATCCTGAATGCCAACTATCTGAAAGATCGCCTTAAAGATCATTATGAAATTCTTTATACCGGCAAAACCGGCCGTTCGGCCCACGAGTTTATCGTGGATCTTCGTCCGTTTAAGCAATCGGCCGGAATTGAATCCGTGGACGTAGCAAAGCGACTGATGGATTATGGCTTCCACGCTCCAACGATGAGCTTCCCGGTTCCGGGGACGCTGATGATTGAGCCTACTGAAAGTGAGTCGGTTGAAGAGCTGGATCGTTTCTGTGATGCCATGATCTCCATCCGAAAAGAGATACAGGAAATTGAAGACGGCATTGCCGACAAAGACGACAACGTACTTAAGCATGCTCCACATACACAGCGCGTGATTATGGCTGATGACTGGAACCGAAGCTACTCCCGTGAAAAAGGAGCCTTCCCGCTGGAAGACCTCAAATACGATAAGTTCTGGCCGTCCGTTTCCCGTGTTGATGATGCCTATGGCGATCGTAACCTGGTGTGCTCTTGCATTCCGATGTCGGCGTATGAAGAAGGGATTGAAGCCGTATAG
- a CDS encoding DinB family protein — protein MSAWDNEYPSSSEYAHYYAGYVSHVPKGNIIETLNTQMHEMYTFINAIPGDKAFHAYAEGKWTVKQVIGHILETERVFSYRGLAFSRRDPNPLPSMEQDDYVKYSNYNSRTIHNLANEYLAVRISTIHLFQNMTKEMISLKGTASGVEFTVRSIPFIIAGHELHHKEIIREKYL, from the coding sequence ATGTCAGCCTGGGATAATGAATACCCTTCAAGTTCAGAGTATGCGCATTACTATGCAGGCTACGTTTCTCACGTTCCCAAGGGGAACATCATCGAAACGCTGAATACTCAAATGCATGAGATGTACACCTTTATCAATGCCATACCCGGGGATAAAGCTTTCCATGCATACGCTGAAGGCAAATGGACGGTAAAGCAGGTAATCGGCCACATATTAGAAACCGAACGGGTGTTTAGTTATCGCGGGCTGGCCTTTTCCCGCCGAGACCCAAATCCGCTTCCCTCCATGGAGCAGGATGATTACGTGAAGTATTCCAATTACAACAGCCGGACCATCCACAACCTCGCGAATGAATATTTAGCCGTCCGCATTTCCACCATTCACCTTTTCCAGAACATGACCAAAGAGATGATTTCCCTGAAAGGCACTGCCAGCGGTGTGGAGTTTACGGTCCGTTCTATCCCTTTCATCATTGCCGGCCACGAGCTGCATCATAAAGAGATTATTCGGGAGAAGTATTTGTAA
- a CDS encoding M16 family metallopeptidase, whose translation MKRLSLLCLALALTSSALFAQKKYDEIKYPELNSFQVPEVETSTADNGITYYLLEDTELPLIELRVNIKTGGVLVSAEKEGLASITGTVIRSGGTQSIPADSLNVLLENKAASMETGIGFTSGSAWMNVLAEDFDELLPIFIDLLTNPAFPDDKIELAKTQTKSSISRRNDNSQSVGVREFQKLIYGPESVYARTTEYETIDNITREDIVNFHKDHFVSENMMIGVVGDFDASEMKQKLEEAFSNIPSGGETSLNFPEVDYEPQSTINFAHKSDVNQSFILMGHLGGMRDNPDYPQIQVMNRVLSGGFSGRLMQVIRTEMGLAYSAFGQYSMNSFYPGFFFAGVSTKSSTTAEAIEAVIEQIRRLQNEPITKKELQDTKDQILNSSVFEYDSYEEVLSQQMSYDYRGLPGDAFDQYIEGVKNTTIEDVQRVAKEYLNPDYLQIMVVGNKDEIGDQLQQFGDVNEVDITIPEPGSDEPVVDGDATKGKEWLEKMANALIEPGSDVVAVQEKSVITQKTPMGDMDIQNSSVTNFADYSTERNLTTPQGQMTMSFKDGGGTMQMGGQQRQLPPQMAKPMLNEMKRNYLSIAINHEDIQAEYLGDETADGEDYAVVRMTNDQVKVTYLLDQETGLPHMSRYTEMNPQTGQRQEAKSVYSDWNEAGGVMYAYSVVTYVDEQVAAELTVESHSIPE comes from the coding sequence ATGAAAAGATTAAGTCTTTTGTGCCTCGCGTTAGCACTCACAAGTTCTGCGCTTTTTGCACAAAAGAAGTACGATGAGATCAAATACCCGGAGCTGAACAGCTTTCAGGTTCCTGAGGTAGAAACTTCCACGGCCGATAATGGCATCACCTACTATTTACTGGAAGACACCGAGCTTCCTCTAATCGAGCTGCGAGTGAATATTAAAACCGGGGGCGTTTTAGTGTCTGCCGAAAAAGAAGGCCTGGCTTCCATTACCGGAACCGTTATCCGATCAGGAGGAACACAGTCTATCCCTGCCGATTCCCTCAACGTACTGCTTGAAAACAAAGCAGCGAGTATGGAAACGGGTATTGGGTTTACATCCGGCAGTGCCTGGATGAATGTGTTGGCAGAAGATTTTGATGAATTGCTTCCCATATTCATCGACCTGCTTACCAACCCGGCTTTTCCGGATGACAAGATTGAGCTTGCAAAAACTCAGACCAAAAGCAGCATTTCACGCCGAAATGATAACTCGCAAAGTGTAGGCGTTCGCGAATTTCAGAAGCTGATTTATGGTCCTGAATCGGTGTATGCCCGAACTACGGAATATGAAACCATCGACAACATAACCCGGGAAGACATCGTCAATTTCCATAAAGATCATTTTGTATCTGAGAATATGATGATTGGTGTGGTTGGTGATTTCGATGCTTCCGAAATGAAGCAAAAACTGGAAGAAGCTTTTAGCAACATTCCTTCCGGTGGAGAAACCTCACTCAACTTCCCTGAAGTTGATTATGAGCCACAAAGCACTATCAACTTTGCTCACAAGTCGGATGTAAACCAGAGTTTCATCCTGATGGGCCACCTGGGTGGTATGCGCGACAATCCTGATTATCCGCAAATTCAGGTAATGAACCGTGTACTTAGTGGTGGTTTTTCCGGCCGGTTGATGCAGGTTATCCGAACTGAAATGGGGCTCGCCTATTCGGCCTTTGGTCAATACAGCATGAACTCCTTCTACCCCGGATTTTTCTTTGCCGGTGTATCTACCAAGAGCTCTACAACCGCTGAAGCCATCGAAGCAGTCATCGAGCAAATTCGCCGTCTTCAGAATGAACCCATCACCAAAAAAGAATTGCAGGATACCAAAGATCAAATCCTGAACTCATCGGTGTTTGAGTACGACAGCTATGAGGAAGTGCTCAGCCAGCAGATGTCGTATGATTACCGTGGCCTGCCCGGGGATGCTTTTGATCAATACATTGAAGGCGTAAAGAACACAACCATTGAAGATGTTCAGCGCGTTGCCAAAGAATACTTAAATCCTGATTACCTGCAAATCATGGTGGTTGGCAACAAAGATGAAATAGGAGATCAGCTGCAGCAATTCGGAGATGTAAATGAAGTTGATATTACCATTCCGGAGCCGGGTTCAGACGAACCGGTGGTTGACGGTGATGCAACCAAAGGAAAAGAATGGCTCGAAAAAATGGCGAATGCCCTGATAGAACCGGGCAGCGATGTGGTTGCCGTTCAGGAAAAATCGGTAATCACGCAGAAGACACCCATGGGTGATATGGACATCCAAAACTCGTCCGTCACCAACTTCGCGGATTACTCCACCGAACGAAACCTTACAACACCACAGGGTCAAATGACCATGAGCTTCAAAGACGGAGGCGGAACCATGCAGATGGGCGGCCAGCAGCGTCAGCTGCCTCCACAAATGGCTAAGCCTATGCTGAATGAAATGAAGCGTAATTACCTCTCCATTGCCATCAACCATGAGGATATTCAGGCTGAATACCTTGGTGATGAAACCGCTGACGGAGAAGACTATGCGGTGGTTAGAATGACCAACGATCAGGTTAAGGTAACTTACCTGCTGGACCAGGAAACCGGTCTCCCTCATATGAGTCGTTATACCGAGATGAATCCACAAACCGGACAGCGACAGGAAGCTAAAAGCGTGTATTCTGACTGGAACGAAGCCGGCGGGGTTATGTATGCGTATTCCGTCGTCACCTATGTTGACGAGCAGGTAGCTGCAGAGCTGACGGTTGAAAGTCACTCTATTCCTGAATAG
- a CDS encoding glycosyltransferase family protein, translated as MKILYGIQGTGHGHISRARVVLPKLREHAEVDVLVSGYNYKMNIDGEITYKARGLSLAYDNNGSVDMLETALNLHPIKFIQDMQAIPIEEYDFVVNDFEPVSAWAANGAGIPCVAISHQASFLSGKAPRPVKKSIVAEQVMKHFAPCTAAVGSHYLRYDDFIEPPIIRRQIRNLNPVQGNHITVYLPAFDHQSLCSIFNQVPKVQWHVFSPDCEEIYTKGNVKVYPVGKETFLESIESCLGIVSATGFETTAEAMLLGKKLLTIPIKNQYEQLCNAEALTRLGGTVVYHINQHFPQTLSRWIDEGLALNLPEISDEDELVQKVLYAGIGEGISSKKRRTEKAEAV; from the coding sequence ATGAAAATACTTTATGGTATTCAGGGTACAGGGCACGGGCATATAAGTCGGGCACGGGTGGTGTTGCCTAAACTTAGAGAACATGCGGAGGTGGATGTGCTGGTCAGCGGTTATAATTACAAGATGAATATTGACGGAGAGATTACCTACAAAGCCCGCGGACTCAGCCTGGCTTATGACAATAACGGGAGCGTGGATATGCTGGAAACAGCGCTAAATCTTCATCCTATCAAGTTTATACAGGATATGCAGGCTATCCCGATTGAAGAGTACGATTTTGTGGTGAATGACTTTGAACCGGTGTCGGCATGGGCAGCTAATGGAGCCGGAATTCCCTGCGTAGCCATCAGTCATCAGGCTTCATTTTTGTCAGGTAAAGCTCCGCGTCCCGTTAAGAAATCGATTGTGGCCGAGCAGGTGATGAAGCACTTTGCTCCTTGTACGGCAGCGGTAGGTTCTCATTACCTGCGATACGATGACTTTATTGAACCACCCATCATTCGCCGACAAATCCGGAATTTGAACCCTGTACAGGGGAATCATATTACTGTTTACCTGCCTGCCTTCGATCACCAAAGCTTGTGCAGCATATTCAATCAGGTTCCGAAAGTGCAATGGCATGTCTTTTCTCCAGATTGTGAGGAGATTTACACGAAAGGGAATGTGAAAGTATATCCGGTTGGGAAAGAAACTTTTCTGGAGAGTATTGAAAGCTGCTTGGGGATCGTATCTGCTACCGGATTTGAAACCACTGCTGAAGCTATGTTACTGGGAAAGAAGCTGCTCACCATTCCCATCAAAAACCAATACGAGCAGCTGTGCAATGCCGAAGCTCTTACCCGGCTGGGAGGAACGGTGGTTTATCATATAAATCAGCACTTCCCACAAACTTTATCCCGTTGGATCGATGAGGGATTGGCTTTGAATCTGCCTGAAATTTCGGATGAGGATGAGTTGGTCCAAAAAGTACTATACGCTGGAATAGGTGAGGGAATATCGAGCAAGAAACGCCGAACGGAGAAGGCGGAAGCGGTTTAA
- a CDS encoding OsmC family protein, whose protein sequence is MSEENAKKILHVHLPENEKFKTTLTAGKHELLADEPEHVDGGEDQGPDPYDYLLMGLGSCTLMTVKMYAERKGWPVKDLYLELRHNKRHDEDCQNCEDPKSKIDVIEKELIVKGDLSQEQLDKLLDISRKCPVHRTLEADIRIKSSVTE, encoded by the coding sequence ATGAGTGAAGAAAACGCAAAGAAGATTTTACACGTCCACCTGCCCGAAAATGAAAAGTTTAAAACTACACTTACAGCGGGAAAGCATGAACTCCTCGCCGACGAGCCGGAACATGTAGATGGAGGCGAAGATCAGGGCCCCGATCCGTATGATTACCTCTTGATGGGGTTAGGATCATGCACACTTATGACGGTGAAAATGTATGCCGAACGAAAAGGCTGGCCGGTGAAAGATTTGTATCTGGAACTTCGCCACAACAAACGCCACGACGAAGACTGCCAGAATTGTGAAGACCCCAAAAGTAAGATCGACGTCATCGAAAAAGAGCTGATTGTTAAAGGAGATTTAAGCCAGGAACAGCTCGATAAACTTCTGGACATCTCCAGGAAATGCCCGGTTCATCGTACGCTTGAGGCCGACATCCGAATTAAAAGCTCCGTAACTGAATAA